One genomic window of Lentisphaera araneosa HTCC2155 includes the following:
- a CDS encoding IS5 family transposase: MYKNTSLEPKMANLPYFLDTTLNVDNRWVKLSTLIPWSDVEEIYALNFTSQKGPKAISARAAFGSLIIQVKLSLTDEETVETIAENPYMQYFIGLERYEQKAPFDSSMMTHFRKRFNAQGIKDIDELLHSATREKSDVSDDDSDDDQPPSNKGSIIVDASCVPADIHYPTDLGLLNKAREKTEDIIDILWRNRSNVDEKVKPRTYREIGRKSFLSIVLQKRASKKKRRQALEKQLNSVRRNLSSINELKKYADLSLLKSNLYRDLLVIDTLYQQQQYMYDNNVKSVNDRIVSIHQPHVRPIVRGKAGAHTEFGAKISISVVDGWSFLDTINFDAYNEGSELISQIEQYKDRFGYYPESAHADKIYRNKVNRAYCKKHGIRISGPCLGRPPKDLKLRKEQKEIQRQDEAVRNTVEGCFGVAKRRYKLDRIFTKIKGSSKSLIALIFMVMNLEKAMAFIAVVYFSIINTFRRIIRQVQGSSQVILFKTLIIQ, encoded by the coding sequence ATGTACAAAAACACGAGTTTAGAGCCGAAAATGGCCAACCTCCCTTATTTCCTGGATACGACACTCAATGTAGATAACCGTTGGGTGAAATTATCCACTCTAATTCCTTGGTCAGATGTAGAAGAGATCTACGCTTTAAACTTCACTAGTCAGAAAGGCCCTAAGGCAATATCTGCTCGTGCAGCATTTGGTTCGCTTATCATTCAGGTGAAGCTAAGTTTAACCGATGAAGAAACGGTTGAGACGATTGCCGAAAATCCCTATATGCAATACTTCATAGGTCTTGAGCGATATGAACAAAAAGCTCCATTTGATTCAAGTATGATGACTCACTTCAGAAAACGATTCAACGCCCAAGGTATCAAGGATATTGACGAACTCTTACATTCCGCTACTAGAGAAAAGTCAGATGTTTCTGACGATGACTCTGATGATGATCAGCCACCGAGCAATAAAGGCTCGATAATTGTTGATGCCAGTTGTGTTCCCGCCGACATTCATTACCCAACTGACTTAGGTTTATTAAACAAAGCTCGTGAGAAAACAGAAGACATTATTGATATACTTTGGCGCAATCGATCTAATGTGGATGAGAAAGTAAAACCTCGAACTTACCGTGAGATCGGAAGGAAAAGCTTCTTGAGTATCGTACTACAAAAGCGTGCTTCGAAAAAGAAAAGACGTCAAGCTCTCGAGAAGCAGTTGAATTCAGTAAGAAGAAACCTTTCCAGTATAAATGAGCTCAAAAAGTACGCAGACCTATCCTTGTTGAAGTCAAATTTATACCGTGATTTATTAGTGATCGATACACTTTACCAGCAACAGCAATATATGTATGATAATAATGTAAAGAGTGTGAATGATCGAATTGTAAGCATTCATCAACCGCACGTACGCCCTATTGTGCGAGGCAAAGCAGGTGCTCATACCGAGTTTGGTGCAAAGATATCTATTAGTGTTGTCGACGGCTGGAGTTTTCTCGATACAATAAATTTCGACGCATACAACGAAGGTTCGGAACTTATCTCTCAAATTGAACAATATAAAGATCGTTTTGGTTACTACCCCGAATCAGCGCACGCTGATAAGATATACCGTAACAAAGTCAATCGAGCCTACTGTAAAAAACACGGAATACGAATAAGCGGACCCTGTTTAGGAAGACCCCCAAAAGATCTGAAACTTCGTAAAGAACAAAAAGAAATTCAACGACAAGATGAGGCAGTGAGAAATACGGTTGAAGGATGCTTTGGAGTTGCGAAAAGACGATACAAATTAGATAGAATATTTACAAAAATCAAAGGCTCTTCGAAGAGCCTTATCGCTCTTATATTCATGGTGATGAATTTGGAGAAGGCAATGGCCTTTATAGCCGTTGTTTACTTTTCCATTATTAATACATTCCGCCGAATCATTAGGCAGGTTCAAGGAAGTTCTCAAGTTATCTTATTCAAAACACTTATTATTCAGTAG
- a CDS encoding ISL3 family transposase has product MMTEQLFAEMLNLGDKWEVSKLEVLAEQSCIEVTIKDTAKLLEGMECPCCKRTDLIIKDHANERLWDHLQMWTYKTVLKCRLPRALCKSCKKTWTIRAPWEGVNKHSSKDFEALALTLMRHMPVSKVGKLMKVDDQKLWRILRVYIDKERAKLDWSELTRIGVDELSIAKGHRYVSVFVDMENHSVLFAADGKDAQVFEQFTEELYLKDGHPHAITEVSMDMSPSYKSGVDSNMRNARKVFDYFHIAQNLNKAIGKVCSRERRTKGDIRNLLKKPRLFQKNRDKLKEKDQQTIEKLKELNTATAMAYQMRLSLQDIFKTKSEIKALLGLKAWISWVHNEAEKEMWKYFLNPLKKFAESLTKHFDGIIARWRHGTSNAVLEGINSVFSAVKRRARGFRSKEYLKMMLYFTKGNLTGIPNLIPSK; this is encoded by the coding sequence ATGATGACCGAACAACTTTTTGCAGAAATGTTAAATCTCGGGGATAAATGGGAAGTTAGTAAACTAGAAGTTTTGGCAGAGCAATCATGTATTGAAGTGACAATTAAAGATACAGCTAAACTTTTAGAAGGTATGGAATGCCCTTGTTGTAAGAGAACCGATTTAATTATAAAAGATCATGCAAATGAAAGGCTATGGGATCATCTACAAATGTGGACTTATAAAACTGTATTAAAATGCCGATTGCCTCGTGCCCTTTGTAAATCCTGTAAAAAAACGTGGACAATTCGAGCTCCTTGGGAAGGTGTCAATAAACATTCCAGTAAAGACTTTGAGGCATTAGCCTTGACCCTCATGCGTCATATGCCCGTGTCAAAAGTAGGTAAATTAATGAAAGTTGATGATCAAAAATTATGGAGGATTCTAAGAGTATATATTGATAAAGAACGGGCCAAACTTGACTGGAGTGAACTCACGAGAATTGGAGTAGATGAGTTGAGTATCGCAAAAGGTCATCGTTATGTAAGTGTTTTTGTGGATATGGAAAACCATAGTGTTCTATTCGCTGCAGACGGCAAAGATGCACAAGTTTTTGAACAATTCACCGAGGAACTTTACCTGAAAGACGGTCACCCTCATGCAATTACTGAAGTTAGCATGGATATGAGTCCCTCTTATAAAAGTGGCGTTGATTCAAATATGCGCAATGCTCGTAAAGTATTTGACTACTTCCATATTGCACAAAACTTAAACAAAGCAATTGGCAAAGTTTGTTCCAGAGAGCGCCGTACAAAAGGTGATATTCGAAACCTCCTAAAAAAGCCTCGTTTATTTCAAAAGAACAGAGACAAACTCAAGGAAAAAGATCAGCAAACTATAGAAAAATTAAAAGAGCTGAACACTGCAACAGCCATGGCATACCAAATGCGCTTAAGTCTCCAAGATATTTTTAAAACGAAGTCCGAAATCAAAGCTTTGTTAGGGTTAAAAGCATGGATATCTTGGGTTCATAATGAAGCTGAAAAAGAAATGTGGAAATACTTTTTAAACCCTCTAAAGAAATTTGCCGAATCTCTTACAAAACATTTTGATGGAATTATTGCTCGATGGAGGCACGGAACAAGTAATGCTGTATTGGAAGGAATTAATTCCGTTTTCTCAGCAGTTAAAAGACGGGCCAGAGGGTTTAGATCTAAAGAATATCTAAAAATGATGCTCTATTTCACTAAAGGAAATTTAACTGGGATACCAAACCTCATCCCCTCAAAGTGA